A portion of the Malania oleifera isolate guangnan ecotype guangnan chromosome 3, ASM2987363v1, whole genome shotgun sequence genome contains these proteins:
- the LOC131152018 gene encoding protein transport protein SEC23 G isoform X1 has protein sequence MDFVELEAIEGLRWSWNSWPASKAEASALVIPLSIMCTPLMQFTDLPLLNYDPLLCSQCGAVLNPYARVDYSSRIWICPFCYQKNTFPRSYVGISETNLPAELFPTYSTVEYQIGKKYSKPCSTSNSNSNLTYGPSSNLNVNHNWSNGLSSSSLSLSSLMSSSSLVSSFSSSSLSGIDSRGFGPAFVFVVDICSANEELRTLKNELLLVVSQLPENAMVGLITFDSMVHVHDLGFSDCSRVVVFHGERELSSDKIREFLGIHHTKQHQQLGKTPAIQKQGFLLPVSDCEFNITTAIEEIHSSTHVMPGHRPQRSTGAAISAAVGLLEGHLANTGSRVMVFTSGPATLGPGIIVNSNLSNAIRTHRDLIGGHAPYYGKSCSFYKKLSQRLSDASIVLDLFACSLDQVGAAEMRVPIESSGGFMMLGESFESDQFRKCLRHIFNRDEDGNLNICFDATIEIVTTKDVKICGALGPCVSLQNKNISVSGNEIGESGTNMWKLCTIAHKTCIAFFFQVGNEQEVHSGSAFFIQFITRYRHGNMGIRKRVTTAARRWVAKHSPEIAAGFDQEAAASVMAKLAIHRAESCYARDVIRWLDKKLIRFASKFGDYVQEDPSSFRLSSNFSLYPQFMYYLRRSQFIDVFNSSPDETAFYRLVLSREGVVASLIMIQPTLFQYSFDGPPVPVLLDVRSISPDVILLFDSYFYVVIHYGSKIAQWRKLGYDKDPNHENLRKLLEAPETDAEQLVAERVPVPKLIKCDQHSSQARFLLAKLNPSVTHNSTFTDGADVVFTDDLSLQVFIDSLQALAVQG, from the exons ATGGATTTTGTGGAACTGGAGGCGATCGAGGGCCTTCGATGGTCGTGGAACTCATGGCCGGCGTCGAAGGCGGAAGCATCGGCTCTGGTAATCCCTCTGAGCATCATGTGCACTCCATTGATGCAATTCACCGATCTACCACTGCTAAACTACGACCCTCTTCTCTGTAGTCAATGTGGTGCCGTTTTGAACCCTTATGCCCGGGTTGATTACAGTTCGCGCATTTGGATCTGTCCATTTTGTTATCAGAAGAATACGTTCCCTCGTTCTTACGTCGGTATAAGCGAGACCAACCTCCCCGCCGAGCTTTTCCCGACTTACAGCACAGTCGAGTACCAAATTGGTAAAAAATACTCTAAACCCTGCTCGACTTCGAATTCGAATTCGAATTTGACTTATGGTCCAAGTTCGAATTTGAATGTGAACCATAATTGGTCAAATGGGTTGTCGTCGTCTTCGTTGTCCTTATCATCATTAATGTCGTCATCATCTTTGGTTTCCTCTTTCTCGTCATCCTCTTTGTCTGGTATAGATTCACGAGGGTTTGGGCCGGCATTTGTGTTTGTTGTGGACATTTGTTCTGCTAATGAGGAGCTGAGGACGCTTAAAAATGAGTTGTTGCTTGTTGTGTCACAATTGCCGGAGAATGCAATGGTGGGACTGATCACATTTGATTCAATGGTCCATGTTCATGATCTCGGTTTTTCAGACTGCTCAAGGGTGGTAGTGTTCCACGGTGAGCGGGAGCTCTCATCAGACAAG ATTCGAGAGTTTCTGGGGATTCACCACACAAAGCAGCATCAGCAGCTTGGAAAGACCCCAGCTATCCAAAAGCAGGGTTTTCTGTTGCCAGTCTCTGACTGTGAGTTTAACATCACCACAGCAATTGAAGAGATTCATTCTTCTACACATGTCATGCCAGGGCATCGCCCTCAAAGGTCCACTGGAGCTGCAATATCAGCTGCCGTTGGCCTTTTAGAAGGACACTTAGCAAATACAGGTTCTCGGGTCATGGTCTTCACATCTGGGCCTGCAACTCTTGGTCCTGGCATTATTGTAAATTCTAATCTTAGCAATGCCATCAGAACCCACAGGGACCTCATTGGTGGTCATGCTCCTTACTATGGAAAGTCTTGCAGCTTTTACAAGAAGTTGTCACAGAGATTATCTGATGCATCCATTGTTCTTGATTTGTTTGCTTGTTCTCTCGATCAAGTTGGAGCTGCAGAGATGAGAGTCCCAATTGAGAGTTCAGGTGGATTCATGATGCTAGGGGAATCATTTGAGTCTGATCAGTTCAGAAAATGCTTGCGCCACATATTTAATCGTGATGAGGATGGGAACTTGAACATTTGTTTTGATGCAACTATCGAGATAGTGACGACAAAAGATGTAAAAATTTGTGGAGCTCTTGGTCCTTGTGTCTCTCTTCAGAACAAGAATATCTCAGTGAGTGGGAATGAAATTGGCGAGAGTGGCACTAATATGTGGAAATTGTGTACTATTGCACACAAAACATGCATTGCTTTCTTCTTCCAAGTGGGAAATGAGCAGGAAGTCCATTCAGGGTCTGCATTCTTTATACAGTTTATAACACGTTACCGACATGGTAACATGGGAATCCGGAAAAGGGTCACCACCGCTGCGAGAAGATGGGTTGCGAAACATTCACCAGAAATTGCTGCTGGGTTTGATCAAGAAGCAGCTGCTTCAGTTATGGCCAAACTTGCTATCCATCGAGCAGAAAGTTGTTATGCTCGAGATGTTATCAGATGGTTAGATAAGAAGCTAATTCGTTTCGCTTCTAAGTTTGGAGACTATGTGCAAGAAGATCCATCTTCCTTCCGCCTGTCATCCAACTTCTCCCTGTACCCACAGTTTATGTACTATTTAAGGAGGTCACAGTTTATTGATGTCTTCAATAGCAGCCCTGATGAAACAGCTTTCTACCGGCTGGTGCTGAGCCGTGAGGGGGTGGTGGCTTCTCTCATCATGATCCAACCCACCCTTTTTCAATACTCCTTTGATGGGCCTCCAGTTCCAGTCCTCTTGGATGTTCGCTCCATCTCTCCAGATGTTATATTGCTTTTTGATTCTTATTTCTATGTGGTAATTCACTATGGTTCTAAGATTGCTCAGTGGAGGAAGCTTGGTTATGACAAGGACCCAAACCACGAGAATTTGCGAAAGCTGCTGGAAGCCCCAGAGACTGATGCAGAGCAGCTTGTGGCTGAGCGGGTTCCAGTGCCTAAGCTTATAAAATGTGACCAACACAGTAGCCAGGCAAGGTTTCTACTTGCAAAGTTGAATCCATCTGTTACCCATAATTCTACCTTCACAGATGGTGCTGATGTTGTATTTACTGATGATTTGAGCTTGCAAGTTTTTATTGATAGCTTGCAGGCATTGGCAGTGCAAGGTTGA